A genome region from Actinopolymorpha sp. NPDC004070 includes the following:
- the galT gene encoding galactose-1-phosphate uridylyltransferase encodes MKKTVTRLADGRELIYFDESDSAVRDAVDTRDLPARPPASELRYDPLVDEWVAVAAHRQSRTFLPPADECPLCPSRPGHPSEIPAESYNVAVFENRFPSFSGGPGAAEAAGVGGLTDEADLFARRPGVGRCEVVCFTSEHGGSFGALSPSRVRTVMEAWADRTAELSSLPGVEQVFCFENRGEEIGVTLHHPHGQIYGYPFVPPRTRRMLEAARSYAERTGGNLFDDVLAAERAAQVRVVAQTRHWTAFVPAAARWPVEVHIRPHRRVPDLAALDDAERAEFGPLYLRVLRALDRYFAPEGGPDLPLPYIAAWHQAPVHTDRDLAALHLQVFSVRRAANKLKYLAGSESAMGVWINDGRPEDVAARLRALVDEGGLG; translated from the coding sequence ATGAAGAAAACCGTGACCCGGTTGGCCGACGGGCGAGAGCTGATCTACTTCGACGAGTCCGACAGCGCCGTCCGCGACGCCGTGGACACCCGGGACCTGCCGGCGCGCCCGCCCGCGTCGGAGCTGCGTTACGACCCGCTGGTCGACGAGTGGGTGGCCGTCGCCGCCCACCGGCAGTCCCGCACCTTCCTGCCGCCCGCCGACGAGTGCCCGCTGTGCCCCTCCCGGCCGGGACATCCCTCGGAGATTCCGGCCGAGAGCTACAACGTGGCGGTCTTCGAGAACCGCTTCCCGTCGTTCTCCGGAGGTCCCGGCGCGGCCGAGGCGGCCGGCGTCGGCGGCCTGACGGACGAGGCCGACCTGTTCGCCCGCCGTCCGGGCGTGGGGCGCTGTGAGGTGGTCTGCTTCACCTCCGAGCACGGCGGCTCGTTCGGGGCGCTGTCCCCCTCCCGGGTGCGCACGGTCATGGAGGCCTGGGCCGACCGGACCGCCGAGCTGTCCTCCCTGCCCGGCGTCGAGCAGGTCTTCTGCTTCGAGAACCGCGGCGAGGAGATCGGCGTCACGCTGCACCACCCGCACGGGCAGATCTACGGCTACCCGTTCGTGCCGCCGCGCACCCGGCGGATGCTCGAGGCCGCCCGCTCCTACGCCGAGCGGACCGGCGGCAACCTGTTCGACGACGTGCTGGCCGCCGAACGCGCCGCGCAGGTGCGGGTGGTCGCGCAGACCAGGCACTGGACCGCCTTCGTGCCGGCCGCCGCCCGCTGGCCGGTCGAGGTGCACATCCGTCCGCATCGCCGGGTGCCCGACCTGGCCGCGCTGGACGACGCCGAGCGCGCCGAGTTCGGCCCGCTCTACCTCCGGGTGCTGCGGGCGCTGGACCGCTACTTCGCCCCCGAGGGCGGGCCCGACCTGCCCCTTCCGTACATCGCCGCGTGGCACCAGGCGCCGGTGCACACCGACCGCGACCTGGCCGCCCTGCACCTGCAGGTGTTCTCGGTCCGCCGGGCCGCCAACAAGCTGAAGTACCTCGCGGGCTCGGAGTCCGCGATGGGCGTGTGGATCAACGACGGCCGCCCCGAGGACGTCGCCGCCCGGCTGCGCGCCCTCGTCGA